In Chthoniobacterales bacterium, the sequence GGCACGCCGTTGCGGAGTTCGATCTGGGCCAGCAGCATGTTGAAGGCATCACCGGGCTTGAGGCCCAAGCGATCGAGAATCTTCTCGGCTTTCCGAAGGCGGCGCGCCGGCACCCTTGTGCGGAACAGTATGTTCTCTGAGGCCATGCT encodes:
- a CDS encoding damage-inducible protein J, yielding MASENILFRTRVPARRLRKAEKILDRLGLKPGDAFNMLLAQIELRNGVP